The Faecalibacterium prausnitzii genome includes a window with the following:
- the asnS gene encoding asparagine--tRNA ligase, with translation MERTEIVSLYKNTPADGTVVTVCGWAKNIRDSKNIGFIALSDGGCFKTLQVVLEAGKLENYDAVIHTGLYSSLRIVGRIVLTPQAKQPFELNADSVEILGDCPADEYPLQKKKMSMEYLRTMPTLRPRTNTFNAAFRVRSVAAYAIHKFFQENGFVYAHSPLLTASDCEGAGEMFRVTTLDLENVPKNEDGTVDYTQDFFEKPVNLTVSGQLEAEAMAMAFGKVYTFGPTFRAEKSFTTRHAAEFWMIEPEMAFCDLNGYMDTAEAMTKYVIRYVLDNCPDEMAFFNQFIDKGLIERLELVANSEFGRITYTDAIEVLKKNNKKFQFPVEWGVDIQTEHERYLTEVVFKKPVFVTDYPKEIKSFYMKQNPDGKTVAAADMLVPGIGELIGGSQREEDYDKLVARMDELGLDKSSYDWYLNLRKFGGVEHAGYGLGFERMIMYLTGIQNIRDVLPFPRTAYGF, from the coding sequence ATGGAACGCACTGAGATCGTTTCGCTGTACAAGAACACCCCCGCCGACGGCACCGTCGTGACCGTCTGCGGCTGGGCAAAGAACATCCGCGACTCCAAGAACATCGGCTTCATCGCCCTGTCGGACGGCGGCTGCTTCAAGACCCTGCAGGTCGTGCTGGAAGCCGGCAAGCTGGAAAACTACGACGCCGTCATCCACACCGGCCTCTACAGCAGCCTGCGCATCGTGGGCCGCATCGTGCTGACCCCGCAGGCCAAGCAGCCCTTTGAGCTGAACGCCGACTCCGTCGAGATCCTGGGCGACTGCCCCGCCGACGAATACCCGCTGCAGAAAAAGAAGATGAGCATGGAGTATCTGCGCACCATGCCCACCCTGCGCCCCCGCACCAACACCTTCAACGCTGCCTTCCGCGTCCGCAGCGTGGCTGCTTACGCCATCCACAAGTTCTTCCAGGAGAACGGCTTCGTCTACGCACACTCCCCGCTGCTGACCGCATCCGACTGCGAGGGCGCCGGTGAGATGTTCCGCGTGACCACCCTCGACCTGGAGAACGTGCCCAAGAACGAGGACGGCACCGTCGATTACACCCAGGACTTCTTCGAGAAGCCGGTCAACCTGACCGTTTCCGGCCAGCTGGAGGCCGAGGCCATGGCCATGGCCTTTGGCAAGGTGTACACATTCGGTCCCACCTTCCGTGCGGAGAAGAGCTTCACCACCCGCCACGCCGCCGAGTTCTGGATGATCGAGCCGGAGATGGCCTTCTGCGACCTGAACGGCTACATGGACACCGCCGAGGCCATGACCAAGTACGTCATCCGCTACGTGCTGGACAACTGCCCCGACGAGATGGCCTTCTTCAACCAGTTCATCGACAAGGGCCTCATCGAGCGCCTGGAGCTGGTGGCGAACAGCGAATTTGGCCGCATCACCTACACCGACGCCATCGAGGTGCTGAAGAAGAACAACAAGAAGTTCCAGTTCCCCGTCGAGTGGGGCGTGGACATCCAGACCGAGCACGAGCGCTACCTGACCGAGGTAGTCTTCAAGAAGCCCGTCTTCGTCACCGACTACCCGAAGGAGATCAAGAGCTTCTACATGAAGCAGAACCCGGACGGCAAGACCGTAGCCGCAGCCGATATGCTGGTGCCCGGCATCGGCGAGCTGATCGGCGGCAGCCAGCGTGAGGAAGACTACGACAAGCTGGTAGCCCGTATGGACGAGCTGGGGCTGGACAAATCCAGCTACGACTGGTACCTCAACCTGCGCAAGTTCGGCGGCGTGGAGCATGCCGGTTACGGCCTGGGCTTCGAGCGCATGATCATGTACCTCACGGGCATCCAGAACATCCGTGATGTCCTGCCGTTCCCCCGCACCGCGTACGGATTCTAA
- a CDS encoding murein hydrolase activator EnvC family protein translates to MKRFFLWIIGVALGVVVLLGAVMAVSYSFTGEGARPAADVQFGGQALEVNGSCWQVPLVGGVLDRVFAEPDTLTVQKLGTLYDAHPALALPDWATYTTLTIETDVGSLVFAGSAGQYEDFLFPANGSYKATMTVWRLPADLSATQFDGGTNGSIHKNWGQEHPARPTGWYRFSFRFTLQASANVELSAERVEQGGIVGVAITGMAGDTAPTLETDLGSVSCTRSPSGWRAYIPAAYNASAGAHEIRITVNGETLSRTLTVLPKDFGTAEVEAEPAPTEAANTEFRNNIWPLYELPVREKLWSGGFICPAENYLILLDFGQVKVTNGQQGSRSNSTKLYTIPGDPARAPADGVVVFAGNLALTGNTVVIDHGCGLRSYLYGLQTLSVSRNATVQKGQAVGALGEEMTMDFKLGSKSVNPWLLFQTSGGAFWRENG, encoded by the coding sequence ATGAAGCGATTTTTTCTTTGGATCATCGGCGTCGCGCTGGGCGTCGTCGTGCTGCTGGGGGCCGTAATGGCCGTGAGCTATTCCTTTACCGGCGAGGGGGCCCGCCCTGCGGCGGACGTACAGTTCGGCGGGCAGGCGCTGGAAGTGAACGGCTCCTGCTGGCAGGTGCCGCTGGTGGGCGGTGTGCTCGACAGGGTCTTTGCCGAGCCGGACACCCTTACCGTGCAAAAGCTGGGCACACTGTACGATGCCCACCCGGCACTCGCCCTGCCCGACTGGGCCACCTACACCACCCTGACCATCGAGACCGACGTCGGCAGCCTCGTGTTCGCCGGTTCTGCCGGGCAGTATGAAGACTTCCTCTTCCCGGCCAACGGCAGCTACAAGGCCACGATGACGGTCTGGCGGCTCCCGGCCGACCTTTCTGCCACCCAGTTCGACGGCGGCACCAACGGCTCCATTCATAAGAACTGGGGGCAGGAGCACCCTGCCCGGCCCACCGGCTGGTATCGGTTCTCCTTCCGGTTCACGCTGCAGGCCAGCGCGAACGTCGAGCTTTCGGCTGAGCGGGTCGAGCAGGGCGGCATCGTAGGCGTCGCCATCACCGGCATGGCCGGGGACACGGCCCCCACCCTGGAGACCGACCTCGGCAGTGTTTCGTGCACCCGCAGCCCCTCCGGCTGGCGGGCCTACATCCCTGCGGCCTACAACGCCTCCGCCGGAGCCCACGAGATCCGCATCACGGTCAACGGGGAGACGCTCTCCCGGACACTGACCGTTCTGCCCAAAGACTTCGGCACTGCGGAAGTCGAGGCTGAACCGGCCCCCACCGAGGCCGCGAACACCGAGTTCCGGAACAACATCTGGCCGCTGTATGAGCTGCCCGTGCGGGAAAAGCTCTGGTCTGGCGGGTTCATCTGCCCGGCCGAGAACTATCTCATCCTGCTGGATTTCGGTCAGGTCAAGGTCACGAACGGCCAGCAGGGTTCCCGCTCCAACTCCACCAAACTCTATACCATCCCCGGCGACCCGGCCCGCGCCCCGGCGGACGGCGTCGTCGTCTTTGCCGGGAACCTTGCCCTCACCGGCAACACCGTCGTCATCGACCACGGCTGCGGCCTGCGCAGCTACCTTTACGGCCTGCAGACCCTCTCCGTCAGCCGAAACGCGACCGTCCAGAAAGGGCAGGCCGTCGGTGCGCTGGGCGAAGAGATGACCATGGACTTCAAACTGGGCAGCAAGAGCGTGAACCCCTGGCTGCTGTTCCAGACCAGCGGCGGAGCATTCTGGCGTGAAAACGGGTGA
- the mutY gene encoding A/G-specific adenine glycosylase, which yields MENISPALLHWFHANHRILPFRSDPTPYHVWLSEIMLQQTRVSAALPYYERFLAALPDIPALAACEEEKLHKLWEGLGYYSRVRNLQKAAKLVCAQYGGELPADYDALRALPGIGDYTAGAIASISFGLPVPAVDGNVLRVFSRLYNDDRLITDPKVKRAFTARVMEHQPPAAPGDYNQALMELGALVCVPNGAPLCAQCPLAHLCAAHAAGTALTLPRKAAPKARRIEPVTLALVRSPEGVLLQQRPEKGLLAGLWQPVLWEDESLSADEARARLAALGVVCTPDAAKALRPARHIFSHIEWHMGGYLFTAERQPAPVGCVWASPEQLEAAYTLPGAFKAYRKLLAAAF from the coding sequence GTGGAAAACATTTCGCCCGCCCTGCTCCACTGGTTCCATGCGAACCACCGCATCCTGCCTTTTCGCTCCGACCCCACCCCCTACCATGTCTGGCTGAGTGAGATCATGCTGCAGCAGACCCGCGTCTCGGCGGCGCTGCCCTACTATGAGCGGTTCCTTGCCGCTCTGCCGGACATCCCCGCCCTTGCCGCCTGCGAGGAGGAAAAGCTCCACAAACTGTGGGAGGGTCTGGGCTACTACAGCCGGGTGCGGAACCTGCAAAAGGCGGCAAAGCTCGTCTGTGCGCAGTACGGCGGCGAACTGCCCGCCGACTACGATGCCCTCCGCGCCCTGCCCGGCATCGGCGACTACACGGCGGGTGCCATCGCCTCCATCAGCTTCGGCCTGCCGGTGCCTGCGGTGGACGGCAATGTGCTGCGGGTGTTTTCCCGCCTGTACAACGACGACCGCCTCATCACCGACCCCAAGGTCAAGCGGGCGTTCACGGCCCGTGTCATGGAACACCAGCCCCCGGCTGCCCCCGGCGACTACAATCAGGCCCTGATGGAGCTGGGTGCGCTGGTCTGCGTACCCAACGGTGCCCCGCTCTGCGCGCAGTGCCCGCTGGCCCACCTCTGCGCCGCCCATGCCGCCGGGACGGCCCTCACCCTGCCCCGCAAAGCGGCCCCCAAGGCCCGCCGCATCGAGCCGGTGACGCTGGCGCTCGTCCGCAGCCCGGAGGGCGTCCTGCTCCAGCAGCGGCCCGAAAAGGGTCTGCTGGCGGGCCTGTGGCAGCCGGTGCTCTGGGAGGATGAATCTCTCTCCGCCGACGAGGCCCGCGCCCGCCTGGCAGCGCTGGGCGTCGTCTGCACCCCCGATGCCGCCAAAGCCCTCCGCCCGGCCCGGCACATCTTCAGCCACATCGAGTGGCACATGGGCGGCTATCTCTTCACGGCAGAGCGCCAGCCCGCCCCCGTCGGCTGCGTCTGGGCCAGCCCGGAACAGCTGGAAGCCGCGTACACCCTGCCCGGTGCGTTCAAGGCGTACCGCAAACTGCTGGCCGCTGCATTTTAA
- the spoIIP gene encoding stage II sporulation protein P, with translation MRRRQGDFGAGPVLSLAGAAALMLALTVFAHGLVLSLAALIIGPLPAAQTALSLSRKQAASAQSGESAAEALPPEVLEPAPGSLPAAADRSYLVPLEGDDARPEDAGTILEKTYPQGSGEKYVVCGAGSIKNNTRVPAADIAAEIQNPLPFQVEWNSPEPQVLIMHTHATEDYRLSAGLWFRPGDGSRTTDRNYNMCAVGRVMADTLNAAGLNTLHDETLNDYPSYTGSYANSRAVVQQYLAQYPSIKVVLDVHRDAIETENGSRMAPVCTVNGQQAAQVMIICGCDNGSSISLPNYRQNLRFAAAWERAMEGTFPGLTRPVLFSYRFYNQDLTTGSLLIEVGGHGNNLNEALYAGQLAAEGLIRALQ, from the coding sequence ATGCGCCGCAGGCAGGGAGATTTCGGGGCCGGGCCAGTGCTCAGTCTGGCCGGGGCGGCGGCGCTGATGCTGGCGCTGACCGTTTTTGCCCATGGGCTGGTGCTCAGTCTGGCGGCGCTCATCATCGGGCCGCTGCCCGCCGCGCAGACGGCCCTTTCTCTCAGCCGGAAGCAGGCTGCCTCCGCACAGAGCGGCGAATCTGCGGCAGAAGCGCTTCCGCCCGAAGTCCTCGAACCCGCTCCGGGATCTCTGCCCGCCGCCGCAGACCGCTCCTACCTCGTCCCGCTGGAAGGCGACGACGCCCGACCCGAAGACGCAGGCACCATCCTCGAAAAGACCTATCCGCAGGGCAGCGGCGAAAAGTACGTGGTCTGCGGGGCGGGCAGCATCAAGAACAACACCCGCGTCCCGGCGGCAGACATCGCGGCAGAGATCCAGAACCCCCTGCCTTTTCAGGTGGAGTGGAACAGCCCGGAGCCGCAGGTCCTCATCATGCACACCCACGCCACCGAGGACTACCGCCTCTCGGCCGGGCTGTGGTTCCGCCCCGGCGACGGCTCCCGCACCACCGACCGGAACTATAACATGTGCGCCGTGGGCCGCGTCATGGCCGACACCCTCAATGCCGCCGGGCTGAACACCCTCCACGACGAGACCCTGAACGACTACCCCAGCTACACCGGCAGCTACGCCAACAGCCGCGCTGTGGTGCAGCAGTACTTAGCCCAATACCCCAGCATCAAGGTGGTGCTCGATGTCCACCGCGACGCCATCGAGACCGAGAACGGCTCCCGGATGGCCCCGGTCTGCACCGTGAACGGCCAGCAGGCGGCTCAGGTCATGATCATCTGCGGGTGTGACAACGGCAGCAGCATCTCCCTGCCCAACTACCGCCAGAACCTCCGCTTCGCCGCCGCATGGGAGCGGGCGATGGAGGGGACATTCCCCGGCCTCACCCGGCCCGTGCTGTTCAGCTACCGCTTTTACAATCAGGACCTCACCACCGGAAGCCTGCTCATCGAGGTGGGCGGCCATGGCAACAACCTCAATGAGGCCCTGTACGCCGGGCAGCTGGCCGCCGAGGGGCTGATCAGGGCCTTGCAATAA
- a CDS encoding phosphatase, producing MKKSCLIAVIATLAAIAGALAAVAVYLRRREKELDEYERLLFGEDKAEPADAPAEDAAEE from the coding sequence ATGAAGAAATCTTGTTTGATCGCCGTGATCGCTACGCTGGCCGCCATCGCCGGTGCACTGGCTGCCGTGGCCGTTTATCTCCGCCGCCGCGAGAAGGAGCTTGATGAATACGAGCGCCTGCTGTTTGGCGAAGACAAGGCGGAACCCGCCGACGCACCTGCCGAGGACGCCGCAGAAGAATAA
- the gpr gene encoding GPR endopeptidase, producing the protein MRETDLADELFRAPDSAPPTGVRVATARRGGVTVTRVEIAREGLERPRGRYVTLEVPRVSLLDERDESVIEPAAAELQALLPPAGPVLVLGVGNRRVTSDALGPRTVQKIFVTMGQHAVPVQGIRPVAAVAPGVSAATGLSLQQLAGALVREIRPAALLCVDSLCSSEPERLGRTLQFSDTGLFPAQPGHSRHLDAARLGVPVVATGIPTLMQAEEGSDLVVTPRELDSVIAHGAALLAAAINRALQPRLSIAQLGWLTS; encoded by the coding sequence ATGCGGGAAACAGACCTTGCCGATGAGCTGTTCCGGGCACCGGACAGTGCACCGCCCACCGGTGTGCGGGTGGCCACAGCCAGGCGCGGCGGCGTGACCGTGACGCGGGTGGAGATCGCGCGCGAAGGGCTGGAGCGCCCCCGCGGGCGGTACGTGACGCTGGAAGTGCCCCGCGTCAGCCTGCTGGACGAGCGGGACGAATCGGTCATCGAACCGGCTGCGGCAGAGCTGCAGGCCCTGCTGCCTCCGGCAGGGCCGGTGCTGGTGCTGGGCGTCGGGAACCGGCGGGTGACCTCCGATGCCCTCGGCCCCCGGACCGTGCAGAAAATTTTCGTCACGATGGGGCAGCATGCCGTCCCGGTGCAGGGCATCCGGCCGGTGGCGGCAGTGGCACCGGGCGTGTCGGCTGCTACCGGGCTGAGTTTGCAGCAGCTGGCCGGGGCACTGGTGCGGGAGATCCGCCCCGCTGCCCTGCTCTGCGTGGACAGCCTCTGCTCTTCCGAACCGGAGCGGCTGGGCCGGACCCTGCAATTCTCGGACACCGGGCTGTTCCCGGCCCAGCCCGGCCACAGCCGCCATCTGGATGCCGCCCGGCTGGGGGTGCCGGTCGTAGCGACAGGCATCCCGACCCTGATGCAGGCCGAAGAGGGCAGCGACCTTGTGGTGACCCCCCGCGAGCTGGACAGCGTCATCGCCCACGGGGCCGCCCTGCTGGCCGCGGCCATCAACCGTGCTTTGCAGCCCCGCCTGAGTATTGCCCAGCTGGGCTGGCTGACGAGCTGA
- a CDS encoding zf-HC2 domain-containing protein, which produces MKLPCELIRDLLPLYAEHLTSPETGQLIEEHLQSCPACRDELHSIRLPVPVQADAQADAPLKQVHATLRKKQLLTILAAVLAVVCALALAVWMYSAEAPATVEEARFWTYNRKEDSANLCILEVQGEGVWLTLDEPFSWGSPTVTVQAVRYRFPHFHAALAGVFGSAASSKTIAVSNTQLLAVVCADETLHYREGQPVSAYRLNGTIVYGTEQELGLYPRA; this is translated from the coding sequence ATGAAACTGCCCTGTGAACTCATCCGGGACCTGCTCCCCCTCTACGCCGAACACCTCACCAGCCCGGAGACCGGCCAGCTCATCGAAGAGCATCTGCAAAGCTGCCCGGCCTGCCGGGACGAACTGCACAGCATCCGCCTGCCAGTCCCGGTGCAGGCCGATGCGCAGGCCGACGCCCCGCTGAAACAGGTCCATGCTACCCTGCGGAAAAAGCAGCTGCTGACCATTCTGGCGGCCGTGCTGGCCGTGGTGTGCGCTCTGGCACTGGCCGTGTGGATGTACAGCGCCGAGGCTCCCGCCACCGTCGAGGAAGCCCGGTTCTGGACCTACAACCGGAAAGAAGACTCTGCCAACCTCTGCATCCTCGAAGTGCAGGGCGAGGGCGTCTGGCTGACGCTGGACGAGCCCTTCAGCTGGGGCAGCCCGACCGTGACGGTGCAGGCCGTGCGCTACCGTTTCCCGCACTTCCACGCCGCACTGGCCGGGGTGTTCGGGAGCGCGGCATCTTCCAAGACCATCGCCGTTTCCAACACCCAGCTGCTCGCCGTCGTCTGTGCCGACGAAACGCTCCATTACCGGGAAGGCCAGCCGGTCTCGGCCTACCGCCTCAATGGCACCATCGTCTACGGCACCGAGCAGGAGCTGGGCCTCTATCCGAGGGCCTAG